Proteins from one Setaria italica strain Yugu1 chromosome V, Setaria_italica_v2.0, whole genome shotgun sequence genomic window:
- the LOC101755571 gene encoding scarecrow-like protein 1: MSFVRRADPSTAYTDNLYIHKFAAPSSNFAAQRFSSDTQLFRYGPEPYNGEYGHMGFTGSSSAVFQNSFCSQQASLTPYCVTADERSPSVADTQSNSCSDAAKESPVVSNVSQHNSQSVSDTQSSEIEVQFDEDEIRLKLQELEHALLDDGDDILFEISQAGSINDEWADPMKNVLLPNSPKESESSISCAVSNSRTARTPKQLLFDCATALSEYNIDEAQAIISDLRQMVSIQGDPSQRIAAYLVEGLAARIVASGNGIYKALTCKDPPSLYQLSAMQILFEICPCFRLGFMAANYAILEACKGEERLHIIDFDINQGSQYITLIQFLKNNSNKPRHLRITGVDDPETVQRPIGGLKVIGQRLEQLAEDCGVSFEFRAVGANLGDVTPAMLDCRPGEALAVNFAFQLHHLPDESVSIMNERDQLLRMVKGLQPKLVTLVEQDANTNTAPFLTRFREVYDYYYALFDSLDATLPRESPDRMNVERQCLAREIVNILACEGPDRVERYEVAGKWRARMTMAGFTPCPFNSNVISGIKSILKSYCDRYKFEEDHGGLHFGWGEKTLIVSSAWQ, from the exons ATGTCTTTTGTTAGGCGAGCAGACCCATCAACGGCTTACACAGATAATCTTTACATTCATAAATTTGCCGCACCAAGTTCAAACTTCGCTGCACAAAGATTTTCCTCTGATACACAGTTGTTTCGTTATGGCCCTGAACCCTACAATGGTGAGTATGGGCACATGGGTTTCACTGGATCATCATCTGCTGTATTCCAGAACTCATTTTGCAGTCAGCAGGCTTCACTAACACCATACTGTGTAACTGCCGATGAACGATCCCCAAGTGTTGCAGATACTCAGTCCAACTCATGCTCTGATGCAGCAAAAGAATCGCCAGTGGTCTCCAATGTCTCTCAGCACAACTCCCAGTCTGTGTCAGATACTCAAAGCTCTGAAATTGAAGTACAGTTTGATGAAGATGAGATTAGATTGAAGCTTCAGGAGCTGGAGCACGCTCTACTTGACGATGGTGATGACATCTTGTTTGAGATTTCACAGGCAGGTAGCATAAATGATGAATGGGCTGATCCCATGAAGAATGTATTGCTTCCAAATTCACCAAAAGAATCAGAATCAAGCATCAGTTGTGCTGTTAGCAACAGCAGAACGGCACGGACTCCAAAGCAGTTGCTATTTGACTGTGCCACAGCATTATCTGAATACAACATAGATGAAGCACAGGCGATCATATCGGACCTCCGTCAGATGGTCTCTATTCAAGGGGACCCTTCTCAAAGGATTGCAGCCTACCTGGTGGAGGGCCTTGCTGCAAGAATAGTAGCTTCAGGGAATGGCATCTACAAGGCCTTGACTTGCAAGGATCCTCCAAGTCTTTATCAGCTTTCAGCAATGCAAATCCTCTTCGAAATATGTCCATGCTTCCGTTTGGGTTTCATGGCTGCTAATTATGCTATACTTGAAGCCTGCAAAGGTGAAGAAAGATTGCACATTATCGACTTCGATATCAATCAGGGCAGCCAATACATCACATTGATACAATTTCTGAAAAACAATTCAAATAAGCCACGACATTTGAGGATAACTGGTGTTGATGATCCTGAGACAGTGCAGAGGCCAATCGGAGGTCTAAAGGTCATTGGGCAACGCCTAGAGCAGCTTGCAGAGGACTGTGGGGTATCTTTTGAGTTCAGGGCAGTGGGTGCTAATCTCGGGGATGTTACACCTGCAATGCTAGATTGTCGTCCTGGGGAAGCACTTGCTGTCAATTTTGCATTCCAGCTGCACCACCTTCCTGATGAGAGTGTTTCAATTATGAACGAGAGAGACCAGCTCCTTCGCATGGTAAAGGGCCTCCAACCAAAGCTAGTGACCCTTGTTGAACAGGATGCCAATACTAATACTGCACCCTTTCTGACAAG GTTCCGTGAAGTCTATGATTACTACTATGCACTTTTTGATTCACTGGATGCTACACTTCCAAGGGAAAGTCCAGATAGGATGAATGTGGAGCGACAGTGCCTCGCACGGGAAATTGTTAATATCTTAGCTTGTGAAGGTCCTGATCGTGTGGAGAG ATATGAAGTTGCTGGGAAATGGAGAGCAAGAATGACAATGGCTGGCTTCACACCATGCCCATTTAACAGCAATGTCATCAGTGGAATAAAATCGATACTGAAATCGTACTGCGATAGGTACAAGTTCGAGGAGGACCACGGGGGACTTCACTTCGGCTGGGGGGAGAAGACTCTCATCGTCTCCTCCGCGTGGCAATAG